A genome region from Gadus chalcogrammus isolate NIFS_2021 chromosome 5, NIFS_Gcha_1.0, whole genome shotgun sequence includes the following:
- the LOC130382749 gene encoding uncharacterized protein LOC130382749: MVLKHSKPVVLVSSYCSCVAGCALCNHLVALLYQTAHYSQLSIPAVPPVHSCTDTEQIWHKPRTLGVRPGPVGEMEFRKPKNSTADCVRSSLYKAVDGELHKDFPPSLAPLVTTMGMSADVPLVQSAFGAVQAGSVLSFQQKPPAIREDFNIPSAPVYPSLPIHSHRLQPPSCAYVLSEQESLHLKSLDVSFSMAHRIEAGTQMQSLCQHWHHLRRMRVTSTRFYEVCHVSGHTSAENLAERILRGTGQTRDMRRGIDMEPRAVKEYCTLKNVNYSPCGFIVHPDAPWLGSSPDGVIFDPSGNPPFGLLEVKCPNIQSYVDCPYLKMSGGALKLRRQHKYYWQVQGQMLLTGLEWCDFVVYAQEDMFVKRIYKDLDVMHTIRDGADHFFFYHYLQKCLQ; encoded by the exons ATGGTGTTAAAACACTCAAAACCAGTTGTTTTGGTGAGCAGCTATTGTTCCTGTGTGGCGGGCTGTGCCTTATGCAATCATTTGGTTGCACTCCTGTATCAGACTGCCCACTATTCACAGCTAAGCATTCCTGCTGTTCCCCCCGTGCACAGCTGCACAGACACAGAGCAGATCTGGCACAAACCGAGGACACTG GGTGTGAGGCCAGGCCCAGTTGGAGAAATGGAGTTTCGAAAACCCAAAAATTCAACTGCAGACTGTGTAAG AAGTTCTCTCTACAAGGCGGTGGATGGGGAACTGCACAAAGATTTCCCTCCTTCACTTGCACCCTTGGTGACAACAATGGGCATGTCCGCTGATGTCCCATTAGTCCAGTCTGCATTTGGAGCTGTCCAGGCAGGGAGCGTACTGTCATTTCAGCAAAAACCTCCAGCAATAAGGGAAGACTTCAACATCCCATCTGCTCCTGTTTATCCCTCCCTTCCCATCCACAGCCACAGGCTTCAACCTCCATCCTGTGCCTATGTTCTGTCAGAGCAAGAAAGTCTGCACCTGAAGTCTCTGGATGTGTCATTCAGCATGGCCCACAGGATAGAAGCTGGAACACAAATGCAGAGTTTGTGCCAGCATTGGCATCACTTGAGAAGAATGCGTGTGACATCTACACGTTTCTATGAGGTATGCCATGTTAGTGGACATACATCTGCAGAAAATCTGGCTGAGAGAATTCTCCGGGGAACTGGGCAGACCAGGGATATGAGGAGAGGAATTGATATGGAGCCACGTGCTGTTAAAGAGTATTGCACGCTGAAAAATGTCAACTATTCACCCTGTGGGTTCATTGTGCATCCTGATGCTCCATGGCTAGGAAGTTCTCCTGATGGAGTCATCTTTGATCCCTCTGGGAACCCACCATTTGGTCTCCTTGAGGTCAAATGCCCCAATATCCAGAGCTATGTAGACTGTCCCTATCTAAAAATGTCAGGTGGTGCTTTGAAACTCAGGAGGCAGCACAAGTACTACTGGCAAGTTCAAGGTCAGATGCTACTGACAGGGCTAGAGTGGTGTGATTTTGTTGTTTATGCTCAGGAGGACATGTTTGTCAAGCGTATTTATAAAGACCTTGATGTAATGCACACCATTAGAGACGGAGCAGATCATTTTTTCTTTTACCACTACTTACAGAAGTGTTTACAGTAA